The Bacteroidota bacterium genome segment ATCTGGAAAAGACATATATAGGCTTTTACCAGTAGGACTAAGAAACATGGTGTCCATTTTTGATTTGAACTCATATTTTATTTTAAAAGCCGAGAACTTATTATTGGTTTTTAAGTCATAAACATCAATATGGTATGTGTAAAGTATTTTCTTAACGTTCTTCTTTCCTATGATAACTTTAAAGCTGTCAACTCCTTTTTCACGCCCCTCTTGTTTGCAAACTGCAAATATTCGACTATTGCCACTTACTGAAGTAAATGTCTGCGAAAATGAATGAAAGGTTATTGTTGTTAAGAATAGAATCAGAAGGTAAATTTTTCTTGTCTGTTGCATGAGTTCGGAAAGCTTCAATTCAAAAGTAAGATAAAATCAGATTTTTGATACAATTAATAAACGTGAAAGTTCAGAGAATGTTTTATATGTTTTCGAAGGAAGTAGTCTGGCAGACCAGAATTGCTAAATGATTTTATTTCAATAATAAATAAAAGGCAATCCCGATTTCTCAGGATTGCCTTCAAATATATGCGTAAATATATTAGTGTACTTTGTAGTTATAGTATGAAATACCTATTCCAATTGCAAATGCTGTTGCGGTTCCGATTATAATAATTGCTGTGACCATGATGCCCTCCTTTTTTTTAATTGTTTAACAGGACTTTTTCTAACATATAGATTGCAACATATATACCGAGAATCATTATTGTGTATGTAATTTGGCAATTAATGAATTGATTTTTATCAAGTCTGTGCTTTCAATGAGTAGTCGTGAAAATGAGGTAAACCTCAGCTCGAATTAATGTGTTTTATTTTTTGTGATTTCTTCATGCATTCTAGTCGTAGGACCACTTAAAGTCATCCTACGACTGCATAATTCAATTAATAGCTTTTTCATTTTTTATTATTCGATTGAAATCTTCAGGGTATAGGAAGTAAACCTTATAAAGAGTCTTTTCGCGAATAGGGAACAGTCCAATAAGTGTATGGTTAGTATAACGTGATGTCTTACATTTCCCAAATGCATATCGTGGCAATATCTCAGTTAGTGGCTGGTAATCCATAATCAAGGTATCCCCTTTTGAATTGATCGCTTTTGCATAGATATAGGGTGTTTCCAAAGGACACTTCATCCTGATTTTTACTTTCTTTTTTGGTTTTAATATAGTTGGAGAGTAAACTATTTTAATTGGGCATTCTGTAGAGATTTTTAAAGAGACAATTTCAAGATCCTCTTTGGTTTTAAATTTTCTTTTTGGTGATTTTTTGATTTTCACATCAAGGTTCATTTTCATCGGACAAATCAGTTCAAATTCATAAAATCTCTTCCCATTCTCTCTCACAATTCGAAGAAGTTTTTGATTACTTAGAATCCAACCTCCTGCGCTAAATGCATAAAATTTCATTCCTTCGTTACATCTTGTTATTGGAACTCTGATAACAATTGGATGGTTCAAACAAGTATCTCCTTTTACATTAAATGAAAACATCCCTCCAGTCCTCAATGTATTTCCGTCACTATCCATGGTCGTAAAACCAGATTCACGTATAGCATTGGTACTTACATATTCTTTGAAACTAATTATATCTTTTAATTTCAGATACTCACAAATATTCATCACTAAACGTGTACCTTGTTGTAAAACAACAACAGTATCTTTACTACAACTATCAGTTTCGTAATTAATTTCTCTTACTACATCAGCTTCACCTTCATGCCGTATATTAAGCTCTTGAAAGCTATAATTAACTGTGATTTGAACACGCCTGTTTTGGGCACGTTCATTATCTGATACATTTTTTGTGATG includes the following:
- a CDS encoding OmpA family protein — its product is MKYLILLLSFTISVFQAMTQEKSMELTIYFETNEYALNSQNQKSLDSFIKRIPGSDYFQKIRLRKISITGHTDNVADSIYNIQLSEKRSETIKQYLISKKLPEFIISARYYGENKPITKNVSDNERAQNRRVQITVNYSFQELNIRHEGEADVVREINYETDSCSKDTVVVLQQGTRLVMNICEYLKLKDIISFKEYVSTNAIRESGFTTMDSDGNTLRTGGMFSFNVKGDTCLNHPIVIRVPITRCNEGMKFYAFSAGGWILSNQKLLRIVRENGKRFYEFELICPMKMNLDVKIKKSPKRKFKTKEDLEIVSLKISTECPIKIVYSPTILKPKKKVKIRMKCPLETPYIYAKAINSKGDTLIMDYQPLTEILPRYAFGKCKTSRYTNHTLIGLFPIREKTLYKVYFLYPEDFNRIIKNEKAIN